In Desulfosudis oleivorans Hxd3, the DNA window GTTGTCGTCATTAATATCAAAAGGGATAAAAACCCAGTCAACCAACGTTAACACCGTGTCGGGCCCCAACTGCAAAGAGACGCCCGCCTCCGAAGGTTCCAGGTCGACAACGGCCCCGTTGATCATCATTTGATTGGGATTAAAAACGGTTGTGGAACTCACGGGCGAGTTGACATCGGTGCAGACCAGGCCTTTAATGGAAAGCATCCCCGGTTTGATAACAGCAAGGCTCGACAAAAACTCCAGCACCGACTGGTTGGCCCAGCCAATGGCATAACCGTTTTCATTGACTCTCGTCAGCACCGCCGGCTCCACCTGGCCGTCCGCGTTTACATACTCCATATCAATATAGTCGGCAAAAGCGGCCGGGGTGATGATCAGCATGCCCAGAACCAATACTCCGAGCACCGATTGAACCATCTTGTGAAGTTTGTTTGTTTTCATTGTTTTCCTCCTTGCACTTCCTTGTTTTTTCTTTCAGACAGGCCGTTTTGCCGGGCCTGTAACCGTCTTTTGTCTCTATAGGTAGCAAGGGGTGTGCCAAACTGTAAAAATAAAAATTTAAACAATAAAAACAAGATTCTATAAAAAAATGGCCGAACTGGCACTGGCAGATTATTCTGCGGCACAGGACACTGTTCCGCGAAACAGAACAAGTCCTGCAAGACAAACAGGGGGGATAGGCTGACAGGCAGAAAAAAGCCTCTCGCAAAGAGGAGAAAAACAAAACAGCGGGGGGGGGATGTGGGGGACCATTCTTCATGTTCTTTGTTTCTTCGTGGTCTTCGTGTTAAAACACCCTGTCGACTCAATTGGCCGGCCGCTTTTTAAAACGAAGAGCACGAAGGGACGAAGACCCCAAAAAAATTTACCGGGGAGTGCATTTGATAAGGGAGAGGTGGGCCGGCTGAACCGCGTCATCGGTTAACACGGACCATGTCTGCATATGGTCTCGAACCATGATGATCTTAAACGACGGGGCTGCTTCTTTTTTTTTGATAAATGTCAGGGTAACCAGTCGACCGCTGGATCCCTGCGCAATAGCGTTCTCTCCCGTTTCCATGCCGCCGACCCGGATGCGGCCGGGCTTAAGCTCATTAACGCCAAAAAAGCCAAACCCTTTTTCCAGCAGTTCTCCCTTGGATGCCTCGTTAAAGGTTAAAATATCCGTTGGATAAACAATATCAAGGCCAAAGGCCCGGACCGTGTTGGGCGCGTCTGTCACATAAAGACACCAGGTCACGGTCTGGCCCGGTGACTGGGCGGCGGCCTCTCCTTCCTGGGCCGCGGAATGGTTTGCGAACAACATTCCACACACCGCAAAAACCATTGTCAGCCATGTAAGGGATCTTTTTTTCATGATTATTCTCCTGCCCAAAACGTCCTTTTTTGTTTTGGCGGTTTGTTTTTAATTTTTCGGGGTTCCTTTTATGCCCTGCTTGACTACCCGGTAAATCGAAAAATCCGGGAGGAAAGGGTGTGCCGGTTCGGGCCGGTTCCGGTTGAACGGATTTCCGGCCTTGTTGGCGAATCCGATGCCGGCAGGCCCGAGCTGCCCGGAAATATTTTTATTTTTGCCCGTTGTGATCGCATCTCCCTTAAAATCATCAGCAGCACCATCAGAATAGCCGCCAGCAGAACGATCTCCACCACCCGTGCAGCGACTTCAAACAGCCGGTCGCCGCCAAATGCGGACAGGGGCTGTTGATCACCCGATTGCCGTCCCGCTGTCCCGGCTGCCGCCTTCGAACGGATACCGGTTAAACGGTCCTGGAGCAGACTTTTTTCAGGGCCTTCGGCGGGAACCGGCCCGATGCGGCCGGCCGGATTGACGCTCTGGCGGCCGGCCGGCAGAGCCTTCCCGGAACCGATGGTCTGTGCCGAAGACGAACCCCGGGCTGATTGCCGCTCCACGGGGGCCTGCATGGTTCCGGCCGCGCTGTTTTGCCGCAAAACCGGCTCTCCCTGGTCATCGGCAACCGGCTTCTCCGTTGATGCCGTATTCACCGGTTCACCATTATCGTCAACAGCGCCTGTTTCCGGCGCATTACCATATCCAGGAGCCCCGCCGGACCGCGACAGTGCCGAGGCAACGGCGCCCGCGCTATCCACAACGGGAATACCGTCCACCTCCTGCCCCGGGTTTTCCAGTTCAGGCGCCTGGGACGTTTTATCCGCCGGATCAACGGACAGGGCCGCAAAATGGCCGTTCCGGGTGGTCCATCCCTGCACGTCATTGGTAAGAGCGGTAAGGGTCAGTGGACTCTCCCCCTCCTGGATCACATTAAAGGTCAGGTGGACCAGATCACCGCTGTCTCCCTTTCGCACTCCCGGTTCCTGGGGTTCTACACCGCCGATGCGGATCACGCCCGGGCTGTGATTAAACACCCTGAAAAGAGAATAGCCGTCACGGGCCAGTTCTCCGGGTGCAAACCCGGAAAATCGAAGCACATTGACATCATAGGCAATATCGAGCATGAACGCGTTGAGGGTGCGGGGGGCCTGGTTTACGGAAAGCGTAAAGGTCGCCTGCTCCCCTTTTTCCGCCTGGCCGCTGCTTAAGCCCAGTTGCGCCCCGGCCGAAGGTCGGGGAGAGGCCAGCAGCAGCAACAGCAGGCCCGTAAAAATCAGGGGGCTCAAAAAACCGGTCCACCATCCTGTAATTCCGGTCGCCGATGCGCCGGCCGGTCCTTCGAATCTATCTGAAACCGCTACACGGTTGACTGCCATGACAAACTCCTTTCAGGTTTTTATGATCCCAATTTCCCGGGACCCCCACGCTTCGAACAGTAAAACAAAAACTGTTCTTGCTGTTCGGTATTAGAGCAAAGGGTGTGCCAGGGGAGCAGCCCGTGCGGCTTTATCTTTTTTATATAGAAATTAAAGGATGTTATGTGACTTGGGGGGCAATTGAAAAAAGACGGCGCGTTCTGCCGGACAGGACTTTGTTCTGTCCGGCAGAACAGTTCCTGTGCCGGACAACATTTCCGGACCTGCGCTTGTTGCTGTGGTCTTCGTGTTAAAACACCCTGTCGATGCAATTGGCCGGCCGCTTTTTAACACGAAAGGCACAAAGGGTTTTATTTCGGGGGGCTCGGTTCCTTGATGGCTTTGTAAAAAGTTCAAGATCAAGGCGTCGCAAACCCCGAGGAGTGAGGCGTACTTGTCGTACGCCGCAGTGACGAGGGGTGCAGCGCAACGCAGATATTGGACTTTTTACGAAGCCATCATTGAATGCCGTATTTTTTCAGCAGGGTATACAGCCGGGACCGGGAAAGGCCGGAAACGCGGCACGCCTCGGAAACCTTGCCGCCGGTGATCCGCATCAGGTCCGCAAGATAACTTTTTTCCGTCTGGGCCACCACATCATCCCGCACCTTTTTCAGGGGGGGCAGCGACATGTTGCTGTTGCGGTCGCGCCCTTCTGTACCGGGTTCCGCGCTGTCCACCTTTTTTCTGGCCTGGTGCACGCGGATCTCTTCGGGCAGGTGCCGACTGTAAAGCATGGGGGCAAACCGGGCCACGCTCAGGGCGCTTTCAATGGCGCTGATCAACTCCCGCACATTGCCGGGCCAGGCATAGGCGGCCAGGGTTTCAAAAAAATCCGGGGAAACACTCTTTACCTCGATGTTTTCCCGCTCGCAGAAGTCATGAATACAGGCAACGGCCAGCTCCTTGAAGTCACCCCCCCGCTGGCGCAGGGGCGGCAGCTTGATGGTAAAGGTGCGGATACGGTAAAGCAGGTCACTGCGAAAGCTTCCCTGGGCCGCCATTTTATCCAGGTCCCGGTTGGTGGCGGCAATCAGCCGGAAATCGCAATCGATCTCTTTTTCCAGGCCCACCGGACGGACCCGCTTTTCCTGGAGCACCCGCAAAAAACTTTTCTGAAGCTCCAGCGACAGCTCCCCCACTTCGTCCAGAAGAAGCGTGCCGCCGTCGGCCTCCCGGATCAGCCCTTTCCGGTCCCGGTCGGCATCGGTAAAGGCCCCCTTCACGTGACCGAAAAGAATGCTCTCGGCCAGGGTTTCGGAAAGGGCCGCGCAGTCCACCGCCACAAACGGGCTTTGTCCCCGTCGGCTGTTCTGGTGAATGGCCCGGGCGAACAGCTCCTTGCCGGTGCCGGTTTCGCCGGTCACCAGCACATTGACATCCGAGGCCGAGGCCAGGGCCGCCTGCCCCAGGCATTCGGTGATGGCCGGGCTGGAGCCGAGAATCCGGTCCCGCTTCATCACCAGGGGAAGACGGGCCCGGCTCTTCTGATCGCGAAACTCCAGTGCCCGCCGAATGTGAAGGGTGAGCTGGTCCATCACCGGCGGTTTTTCCACATAGGCCCAGGCCCCGCTGCGGGTGGCCATTTCCGCGCCATCCGCGTCTCCCTGGCCGGTAATGATGATCACCTCCGGCTCCCCGGGCCCCTTGAGAATGGCGGGCACGGCCGCCAGGCCGTTGCCGTCGGGCAGTCGCACATCCAGCAGCACCAGGTCAAACAGGCCGCTTTTGATCTTGTCCATGCCTTCGCCCAGGGTCAGGACGGCGTCCGCACGGTGACCCATCCGTGATATGGCACGGGCAAAGAGCCGGCAGACGCTTTCATCATCATCGATTACCAGAATATCGGCCATCTCCCCCCCCTGTCTGTTACCCCTGTTCTTCATCCAGCAGTTCCCGGACCTTGGCGGCCAGGGTCGTGGGCGTAAACGGCTTGTGGATGAACTCAAACCCCTCGTTTTTCACCCCTTCGAAAAGAGCGGTGTCCGTATAACCGGACATGCAGAGCACCTTGAGATCCGGCTGGGCGCCGCGCAGGGAAACAGCCAGCTCCAGGCCGTTCATGCCCGGCATGATCATGTCGGTGAGCAGCAGTTTCACGGGCTGGTGAGCGGCCCGAAAAAGGCGCTGTGCCTCCCGGCCGTCGCCGGCCTCCATCACGGTGTAGCCATACCGCATCAGCATGCGCGCCACAATCTTTCTGACCCTTTCCTCGTCCTCGGTCAGCAGGATGGCCTCGGTACCGTGAAGGCGCGTGCCCCTGTCCGCGGGCTTTCCGGTGTTGTCGGAAGGCCGCTCGTGCACCGGAAGAAAAATCTTCACGGTGGTGCCTTTGCCGGGCTCGCTGTAGATCAGGGTGTTGCCATTGTTCTGCTTGATAATGCCGTAAACCGTTGACAGGCCCAGGCCGGTGCCCTTGCCCTTCTCCTTTGTGGTAAAAAACGGTTCAAAGACCTGGTCCTGAACTTCCCGGGGAATTCCCATGCCCGTATCGGTCATGCTCAACAGCACATAGGCCCCTGGAATGAGCTCCACCGGGCTGACCGGGTCATCCCCGCTCAGATCCACCCTGGCGGTCTGAATCGTCAGCTTTCCCCCGTCGGGCATGGCATCCCGGGCGTTGACCACCAGGTTCATGATCACCTGGTCCAGCTGGCCGGGATCCATCTCCACCCGGGCCGCGTCCGAAGCCAGGGCCAGCTCCAGCTCAATATTTTCGCCGATCAGGCGACGAATCATCTTTTCCGTATCCTGAAGCTTGGTGTTCAGGCTCAGCTCCTCCGGGTGGCAACTCTGCCTGCGGCTGAAGGCCAGCAGCTGCCGGGTCAGGTTGGCGGCCCTGTCCGCGGCATCCTTGATCTCCCGGACCACGTCATGGAGGTCATCTTCCGGCTTTAAGTCCATCAGGGCAAAATCAGCGTTGCCGATGATGGTGGTCAGCAGGTTGTTAAAGTCGTGGGCGATGCCGCTGGCCAGGCGGCCGATGCTCTCCATTTTCTGGGCATGCAGGAACTGGGCTTCCAGGGACTCCTGCCGGGTGATGTCCTGGCAGACCACCAGCTGCTCCCCGGTTTGCAACACCACAAAAAAGAGCAGCACGGTTTTTTCCGTGCCGTCTCTGCACGTCACCACATGCTTGCGGGTGGGCGAACTGCCGCCGGGGCTCACGGTTTCCAGGTCCGCCTTCCATGTCTCGAGAATCTGCTGCCGGTGCTCCACGCTGGGATAGACCAGTTGAAACCAGTCGCTGCCGGTGGCGATCTCTTTTTGCGTATACCCGAAAAGCGCGACAAACGTTGCGTTGACATAAGAGATCGCGTCGTCTTTTTCACGCACAAAGATACCCAGCGGAGAGCCTTCCATCAGGCCCCTGAACTTTTCTTTTTCCCGGTCCAGTTCCGCTGCCGACTCCCGAAGGTCAGTAACATCATCACCCACAAAGACGATGTTTTGCAGGTTGGCCCGGTTGTCCCGAATGGAGTCAAAATTTCCTTTCAGATAATGCACCCGGCCCTCTTTATCCAGTGCCCGGTACTCCAGGCCGTACACCCGGTCCATGCTGCCGGACAGGCCGTCGGCCAGTATCTTTGCCATCCATTCGCCATCCTCGGGATAGACAATGCCGAAACCCGAGGTGCCCAAAAGTGCTTTCGGTGAATAGCCCAGCAGCCGTTCATGGGAGGGACTGACATACTCGTAGTTTCCATTTTTATCAAGAATGGCGACCAGGGAGCTGGTGTGTTCCATGAACATTCTCAGCTTTTCGTCCTCTTTCCGGTAGAACGACATGCCTGTCTCCTCCTTAGGCGCACGGTTGTAAATGGCCAGGGCCGGTGTTCTCAGAATGTGATATGATACTTCACAAGCGCTTTTGGGTCAAGACGCAAACCCCTGCCGTTTTAACGAAACGGTGTTGGCGATGTGCCGTTACTGTGCTAGTATATTTAAATATTTTAACCGCCCCCTTACATAGACGCCACTCAGACAGGGAGGTCCAATGACCACCGACACACCCGCCCCTGTTACCACCCGCCCTGAAAGTCCCTTTGGAAAGCGAGGCCTTTTGTCCGGCCTGGCCGGTGTTCTGGCCCTGCTGCTGGTAGCCGGAGCCATGCTCATCTGGCAGACGGTGCGCCATGCAGACGGCAGCATGCGCGCCGACCTGCTGGAGCAGGCGCGACTGGTGGCCGGCGCACTGGACCTGGAAAAGGTTCTGGCCCTTTCCGGCACTGCCGCCGATCTTGAGGCCCCCGCCTACCGGGATATCAAAAAGCAGCTGGGTGCCCTCCATCGCACCCATGGCCGGGCCCGATTTATCTATCTGCTGGGACAGCGGCCGGATGGGGGCCTGTTTTTTCTGGCAGACAGCGAGCCTGCCGAATCACAAAATCTTTCCCCTCCGGGACAGCCCTATGAAGAGGCGTCCGCCGGTCTGCTGCGCGTCTTTGCCACGGGAACCGGAACCGTGGAAGGCCCTGAGGCAGACCGCTGGGGCACCTGGGTCTCCGCCCTGGTGCCGCTGTTCGAGCCGCAAACCGGCCGGGTGGCGGCCGTGCTGGGAATGGATGTGGACGCCCGCCGCTGGCAAGGGGCCGTGCTGGCCGCGGCGGCATGGCCGTCGGTGCTGACAGCGGCCTTGATTGCGTCCCTGGCCTTAAGTTTCGCCCTGGCTGTCGCCCGTCGCCGGACCCTGAATTTCCAGACCGAAATTGCCCGGGCCCGGAAGCAGGCCGAACAGGCCGCAGCGGAAACCGAAAGAGAGCGCCGGCTGCTGCAAACGCTGCTTCACGCCATACCGGCCCCGGTGTTTTTCAAGGACAGAAACGGCCTTTACCTGGGATGCAATCCGGCCTTTGAAGCCATAACCGGCAAAACCGAAGCAGAAATCCTCGGCAAACGGCCCCATGAAATCTGGCCTGAAAATTACAGTTCGACCTATCGGGACAAAGATCTCGAACTTCTGAAGACCGGCGGAAAGCAGCAGTACGAATACCAGTACGCGGGTCCGGACGGCACGGCCCGGGATGTGGTGTTCTATAAGTCCGCGTTCCAGGATTCGGCCGGCCGGGTGGACGGCCTTGTGGGTGTGATGCTCGACATCTCCGAGCGAAAGCAGGCCGAAGAAGCCCTGCGCGAAAGCGAAAAAAAATACCGCGTGCTGATTGACGGGTTGCCGGACATCGTGATGCGCTTTGACCGTGACGGGCGGCACCTGTTTGTGTCCGATAACATCAGTGATCTCATCGACCTGCCGGCGGCCCGGTTCATCGGCAGGACACACCGCGAACTGGATTTCCCGGAACCGGCGTGCCGTTTCTGGGAAAAGGCCATCCAAGGCGTATTTGACAGCAAAACGCCTTTTGAGACCGAGTTCCGCTTTCAGGGAAAACAGGGAGAGGTGGTTTTCAACTGGCGCCTGATCCCGGAACAAGACGCCCACGGGGAGATTCGGTCCGTGCTCTCCTTCTGCCGGAACGTGACCGCACATCGCAAGATCGAACAGGACTATCATACCCTGTTTCGCGAGATGCTCGACGGCTTTGCCCTGCACGAAATCATCCGCGACGCCGCGGGCCGGGCGATTGACTATCGGTTTCTGGCCGTCAATCCGGCTTTTGAGCGCATGACCGGACTTGCGGCCAGGGAGATTGTGGGCAAGACCGTGCTCGAGGTTTTGCCGGACACCGAGCCGTACTGGATCGAAAGATATGCCGGCGTGGCCGAAACGGGGGACCCTGTCTTTTTCGAGGAGCACGCCAGAGCGTTGGAAAAATACTTTGCGGTGACGGCTTTTCGTCCCGCGCCCAACCAGTTCGCTTCCATCTTTCAGGACATCACCGAACGCAAACAGGCCGAGGAGGCGCTACGGAAAAACGAGGAACGGTACCGATCCGTCCTGGACAATATTGAAACCGGTTACTATGAAGTGGATCTGGCCGGAAACCTTACCTTCTTCAACCCGTCTCTGTGCAAAATTCTGGGTTATCCAAGTGACGAGGCCATGGGCATGAATTACAAAAAATATATGGCCCCGGAAACCGCTAAAAAAGTGTTTCAAATATTCAATCACGTATTTAGAACCGGAGAAACGGATAAATCCTTTGAGTGGACCCTTATAAAGAAAAACGGGGAAAAATGCCATGTGGCCACCTCTATTTCCTTAATGAGAGACACCGACGGCAACCCGATCGGTTTTCGGGGAATTGAGCGCGATATCACCGAACACAAACAGGCCGAGGCCGAGAAGGAAAAACTTTCGGCCCAGTTGATCCAGGCGCGGAAAATGGAGGCCGTGGGCCGCCTGGCCGGGGGCGTGGCCCATGATTTTAACAACATGCTCAATGTTATCGTGGG includes these proteins:
- a CDS encoding cohesin domain-containing protein codes for the protein MKKRSLTWLTMVFAVCGMLFANHSAAQEGEAAAQSPGQTVTWCLYVTDAPNTVRAFGLDIVYPTDILTFNEASKGELLEKGFGFFGVNELKPGRIRVGGMETGENAIAQGSSGRLVTLTFIKKKEAAPSFKIIMVRDHMQTWSVLTDDAVQPAHLSLIKCTPR
- a CDS encoding cohesin domain-containing protein, whose translation is MAVNRVAVSDRFEGPAGASATGITGWWTGFLSPLIFTGLLLLLLASPRPSAGAQLGLSSGQAEKGEQATFTLSVNQAPRTLNAFMLDIAYDVNVLRFSGFAPGELARDGYSLFRVFNHSPGVIRIGGVEPQEPGVRKGDSGDLVHLTFNVIQEGESPLTLTALTNDVQGWTTRNGHFAALSVDPADKTSQAPELENPGQEVDGIPVVDSAGAVASALSRSGGAPGYGNAPETGAVDDNGEPVNTASTEKPVADDQGEPVLRQNSAAGTMQAPVERQSARGSSSAQTIGSGKALPAGRQSVNPAGRIGPVPAEGPEKSLLQDRLTGIRSKAAAGTAGRQSGDQQPLSAFGGDRLFEVAARVVEIVLLAAILMVLLMILREMRSQRAKIKIFPGSSGLPASDSPTRPEIRSTGTGPNRHTLSSRIFRFTG
- a CDS encoding sigma-54-dependent transcriptional regulator, with product MADILVIDDDESVCRLFARAISRMGHRADAVLTLGEGMDKIKSGLFDLVLLDVRLPDGNGLAAVPAILKGPGEPEVIIITGQGDADGAEMATRSGAWAYVEKPPVMDQLTLHIRRALEFRDQKSRARLPLVMKRDRILGSSPAITECLGQAALASASDVNVLVTGETGTGKELFARAIHQNSRRGQSPFVAVDCAALSETLAESILFGHVKGAFTDADRDRKGLIREADGGTLLLDEVGELSLELQKSFLRVLQEKRVRPVGLEKEIDCDFRLIAATNRDLDKMAAQGSFRSDLLYRIRTFTIKLPPLRQRGGDFKELAVACIHDFCERENIEVKSVSPDFFETLAAYAWPGNVRELISAIESALSVARFAPMLYSRHLPEEIRVHQARKKVDSAEPGTEGRDRNSNMSLPPLKKVRDDVVAQTEKSYLADLMRITGGKVSEACRVSGLSRSRLYTLLKKYGIQ
- a CDS encoding hybrid sensor histidine kinase/response regulator — protein: MSFYRKEDEKLRMFMEHTSSLVAILDKNGNYEYVSPSHERLLGYSPKALLGTSGFGIVYPEDGEWMAKILADGLSGSMDRVYGLEYRALDKEGRVHYLKGNFDSIRDNRANLQNIVFVGDDVTDLRESAAELDREKEKFRGLMEGSPLGIFVREKDDAISYVNATFVALFGYTQKEIATGSDWFQLVYPSVEHRQQILETWKADLETVSPGGSSPTRKHVVTCRDGTEKTVLLFFVVLQTGEQLVVCQDITRQESLEAQFLHAQKMESIGRLASGIAHDFNNLLTTIIGNADFALMDLKPEDDLHDVVREIKDAADRAANLTRQLLAFSRRQSCHPEELSLNTKLQDTEKMIRRLIGENIELELALASDAARVEMDPGQLDQVIMNLVVNARDAMPDGGKLTIQTARVDLSGDDPVSPVELIPGAYVLLSMTDTGMGIPREVQDQVFEPFFTTKEKGKGTGLGLSTVYGIIKQNNGNTLIYSEPGKGTTVKIFLPVHERPSDNTGKPADRGTRLHGTEAILLTEDEERVRKIVARMLMRYGYTVMEAGDGREAQRLFRAAHQPVKLLLTDMIMPGMNGLELAVSLRGAQPDLKVLCMSGYTDTALFEGVKNEGFEFIHKPFTPTTLAAKVRELLDEEQG
- a CDS encoding hybrid sensor histidine kinase/response regulator, with amino-acid sequence MTTDTPAPVTTRPESPFGKRGLLSGLAGVLALLLVAGAMLIWQTVRHADGSMRADLLEQARLVAGALDLEKVLALSGTAADLEAPAYRDIKKQLGALHRTHGRARFIYLLGQRPDGGLFFLADSEPAESQNLSPPGQPYEEASAGLLRVFATGTGTVEGPEADRWGTWVSALVPLFEPQTGRVAAVLGMDVDARRWQGAVLAAAAWPSVLTAALIASLALSFALAVARRRTLNFQTEIARARKQAEQAAAETERERRLLQTLLHAIPAPVFFKDRNGLYLGCNPAFEAITGKTEAEILGKRPHEIWPENYSSTYRDKDLELLKTGGKQQYEYQYAGPDGTARDVVFYKSAFQDSAGRVDGLVGVMLDISERKQAEEALRESEKKYRVLIDGLPDIVMRFDRDGRHLFVSDNISDLIDLPAARFIGRTHRELDFPEPACRFWEKAIQGVFDSKTPFETEFRFQGKQGEVVFNWRLIPEQDAHGEIRSVLSFCRNVTAHRKIEQDYHTLFREMLDGFALHEIIRDAAGRAIDYRFLAVNPAFERMTGLAAREIVGKTVLEVLPDTEPYWIERYAGVAETGDPVFFEEHARALEKYFAVTAFRPAPNQFASIFQDITERKQAEEALRKNEERYRSVLDNIETGYYEVDLAGNLTFFNPSLCKILGYPSDEAMGMNYKKYMAPETAKKVFQIFNHVFRTGETDKSFEWTLIKKNGEKCHVATSISLMRDTDGNPIGFRGIERDITEHKQAEAEKEKLSAQLIQARKMEAVGRLAGGVAHDFNNMLNVIVGHAELALDETRPDDPVCETLNEILGAARRSAEITRQLLAFARKQTIHPRVLDLNATMGDRLKVLQRLLGEDVDMAWTPGPDLWPVRMDPSQIDQVMANLLDNARDAIDGVGRVEIETDNVRLGPWDCVDCPGLVPGEYVRLSVRDTGRGMDRKTLDNLFEPFFTTKGVGEGTGLGLATVYGIIKQNNGFIYAASRPGQGTAFTVYLPRHAGAPEPAPSAKGQKAPAASGGTVLVVEDEASVLKLVQRVLERLGYNVLTALGPARAITMADEHQGTIDLLITDVIMPEMSGRDLAKTMKKRFPDLRVLYMSGYTADIIGRRGELEADVNFIQKPFSNQDMAEKVRDALKE